The nucleotide sequence GCGGGGCGGCTGTCGCCACCGGCACCTGGCTTTGCCTGCTCAATAACGATGTCGCGCTGACCACCGGAGCCATCGCCACGATGCTGGCCGTGCCCACGTCGCATCCCGATGCGGGTATCATCGGCAACATTCAGATCACGACCGACACCGGCGACGTTGATCACGCCGGCATCGACTTTGTTGACGGCGGCTACCCGCTCCACCGGCGCGGCGCGCTCGCCGACCTGCAAGCGCAGGGTGACGTCGTTGCTGTGCCGGCGGTGACCGCCGCATGTTGCCTGGTCAATCGCGCTTGGTTCACCGCTCTCAGCGGGCTCGACGAGCGTTACCGCAATGGTTTCGAGGACGTGGACCTTTGCCTGCGCGCCCGTGAAAACGGTTGGGGCATCTACGTCGCCACGCAAAGTGTGGTGCGGCACGCCGTATCACTCAGTGAGGGCCGCGGACGCCATGAATTTCGCAATGCGCAAAAGTTTCTTGATCGCTGGGGACCACGCACCGCCGCCATTGAGAAAGCCGAGCGCGAAGCCGCCGCGCGTCGTTGGCGCATGGCTCGCGCGCAAGCGGCAACGGGAGGTCCGCCCGCCGTGGTCGCGGCCCGACGAGCCCAACTCGAGGGTGAACAAATTCGCATGGCCCGCGCCGCCAGTTCCGCCGTGGTGTGGGTCGACTTACTGCGCATGGAATCGGGCGGAGCCAACGGGGGCATCAAACCGTTCCTGTTTTCGTTTCTACGCGAATTGGTCCAACTCCGCTGGGAGCCCCAAACCTACGTGCTGCTCATCCGTCCCGGGTTGGCGCACGAGCTCCAATTTCTGCGCTCGACCGATGCGTTGGCCATCCAGAGTCCGGACGGCTGGCGGCTGCAAACCAACGGCGACGGTGCCATCCCCCACTCGCTGGCTGAAATCGAAAAAGCGTTTCCACCGGAGGTGCTGTATTGCCCTTTCACCACATCGTCGTTTGCCCGACCCGGCTTGCCTATGGTCACCCTCATCGTCGACGCGCTCCATCGCGACCTGCCGTCCGCGCTG is from Synoicihabitans lomoniglobus and encodes:
- a CDS encoding glycosyltransferase, whose amino-acid sequence is MQVSFIIPVFNQLAHTQACLASLREHVPVEIEHEIILVDDASDAETRSFLASLSAPVRVQHNESNQGFARSTNRGAAVATGTWLCLLNNDVALTTGAIATMLAVPTSHPDAGIIGNIQITTDTGDVDHAGIDFVDGGYPLHRRGALADLQAQGDVVAVPAVTAACCLVNRAWFTALSGLDERYRNGFEDVDLCLRARENGWGIYVATQSVVRHAVSLSEGRGRHEFRNAQKFLDRWGPRTAAIEKAEREAAARRWRMARAQAATGGPPAVVAARRAQLEGEQIRMARAASSAVVWVDLLRMESGGANGGIKPFLFSFLRELVQLRWEPQTYVLLIRPGLAHELQFLRSTDALAIQSPDGWRLQTNGDGAIPHSLAEIEKAFPPEVLYCPFTTSSFARPGLPMVTLIVDALHRDLPSALPIEEVNFREDGFKRAIGAATWVQTLAQHGIDRLQEHYDVHPARCFHTYAPVHQRLEGATDASERPSEIPAGPFFFYPANFWPHKNHEVVLTAYQLYRHKAGTDAWPLVLTGHPDARMTTLRAMSAALGLDQHVHFLGHLPTPAFAALWQHAGALVFPSLHEGFGIPLLEAFEKKLPVLAAETSVLPEVGGDACAWFDPRSPHALADAMTVLAEDSDRRATLVELGTKRLKKFSLHFEACRLNHFLHAAARGLVP